One genomic region from Chionomys nivalis chromosome 17, mChiNiv1.1, whole genome shotgun sequence encodes:
- the LOC130888410 gene encoding testis-specific H1 histone-like, giving the protein MAKGARPRGKSQGSEITIQIKEPAGRTLGTPSRKGTRSVLRVSQLLLRAIADQPRLTLEELKKELGNAGYEVRRKIKGDNRDSTRSERGTLLRVSGSDTTGYFRVWKVPKSRKKVGQSWLVLGRRSSRKTLLQSRSRSTSPRLRRPRSRRKAAKKAREFWNHKSRILKSKSRITRSMVRTRVRSRARSRARSRARSKGRSRARSRAKAQVCARAQEQACARGKEQARARAKIQKCVQGREQECTNTREEAHMGARMQTRAKAMDNIRTGPSREDGRSRSKNESRPNSKSRDEKRQEPERVVKRTMQKPAVAIVNSVSSLQGKARTKAAAKSDSP; this is encoded by the coding sequence ATGGCTAAGGGGGCCCGGCCCAGAGGAAAATCCCAAGGCTCAGAAATTACGATCCAGATCAAAGAGCCTGCAGGGAGAACACTGGGGACACCGTCCAGGAAGGGCACGCGCTCAGTGCTCAGGGTGTCCCAGCTACTGCTCAGGGCCATCGCTGACCAACCGCGGCTGACTCTGGAAGAGCTCAAGAAGGAGCTGGGAAATGCTGGCTATGAAGTGCGCCGGAAGATCAAAGGAGACAACCGGGACTCTACCAGGTCTGAGAGGGGTACGCTTCTGCGGGTCAGTGGCAGCGATACCACAGGCTACTTCAGGGTCTGGAAGGTTCCTAAATCGAGGAAAAAGGTGGGACAGTCCTGGCTGGTGCTGGGCCGCCGCTCTTCAAGGAAGACCCTGCTCCAATCCCGATCCCGATCAACATCACCAAGACTACGCAGACCCCGCTCGCGTCGCAAGGCAGCCAAGAAGGCCAGAGAATTCTGGAATCACAAGTCTAGGATTTTGAAGTCAAAGTCCAGGATAACCAGATCAATGGTTAGGACAAGAGTCAGGTCAAGGGCCAGGTCAAGGGCCAGGTCAAGGGCGAGGTCGAAGGGAAGGTCAAGAGCAAGGTCTAGAGCCAAGGCCCAGGTGTGTGCCAGGGCCCAGGAACAGGCTTGTGCCAGGGGCAAGGAACAGGCTCGTGCCAGGGCCAAGATACAGAAGTGTGTCCAGGGCCGAGAGCAGGAGTGCACCAACACCAGAGAAGAGGCACATATGGGAGCCAGGATGCAAACCAGGGCCAAGGCAATGGACAACATCAGAACAGGACCTTCAAGAGAAGACGGCAGGTCTCGATCTAAAAATGAGAGCAGGCCAAACTCGAAATCCAGGGACGAGAAGAGGCAGGAACCTGAGAGGGTGGTAAAACGAACCATGCAGAAACCAGCTGTGGCTATAGTTAACAGTGTTTCCAGCCTACAAGGAAAAGCACGCACCAAGGCTGCTGCAAAAAGCGACAGTCCTTAA